In Candidatus Aminicenantes bacterium, the genomic window AGACCATGGGTCCCCGGAACCTACGTTTGCGTTCGCTTATGCTTTATGCCCTGCGGGTACTCATACTCACAACCGCTTACCAATTACCAATGTGTATTTACCCACACAAAACGTAATAGATCCCAACTTTTCAACTCTTCAACTTTAATAGGGAGCCGATATGGTTGTAATTCGATGCTCGAAACTGAAAACGAATGCCCAACTGCCACGGGCCGCTCATGAGGGAGATGCCGGCCTGGATCTTTTTGCCGCCGAAGATTGCATGATCCCGGTTGGACAATGGCGACGGGTGGGCACGGGCATCGCCATGGAACTGCCGGTGGGAATGGAAGGCCAGGTTCGTCCTCGCAGCGGCCTTGCCTGGCGACACGGGGTTACGGTGTTAAACGCCCCCGGCACGGTTGATTGTGGCTATCGGGGGGAGGTTATGGTAATCCTCATCAATCACGGCAACAGAGATTTCAAGGTAAGCTCCGGCATGCGCATCGCCCAATTGGTGATCGCGGAAGTTGCGCAGGCCCGCGTTGAGTGGGCAGAAAGCTTGAACGACAGCCATCGGGGCGACAATGGATTCGGGTCGACGGGTGTAGAAGATTTTTCCGGGGCGCCAAAAAAGCTGTCGGAGTGAATTTCGAAGCGGCTGCCGATGATTCCACTAAACTCATGGCGTTTGCCTGCGTACCGTGAACAGGATCAGCCGGGATTCGTCTCAGGGTCAGACTTGATCCGGCGCGGTCATCCGCATACACTGGGAACCGAGGTGAAAAGATGAAAAACAGGACGGCTTCCCTGGATGAAGTGGCGGACCTGCTGGCCCTTATGAAAGATCCGCTGCTGGTTCGCGGGTTTCTGGAGAGCCTGTTGACTCCCCGGGAAATCTCGGATTTGGCCGGGCGCTGGGAATTGGTTAAATTGCTGGATGCCGGATGGACCCAGCGCGATATCGCCCGGGAACTGGGAATGAGCCTGTGCAAAATCACCCGGGGCGCCCGGGAGTTGCGACGTCCGCATGCCCCATTCCGGCGTGTATTGCGATTGCGTAACCACATGCTGGAAAATCAAAACGGGCCGAAGCCGGGTTGAGTCCGGGCGGGGCATCTGCTATAGTGGCGACGAGTCGTAAGACGACGATTGAGAGGAGATGATTATGCAGGCGACAAAAGTGGTATGGGTGGTAATCCTGGCGGCGATGTTGCTGGGTTGCGGGGGCTCCGCCGAAGACGCGGATTCGCAACCGCTTGAATTGGAAAGCGATTCGGCCCGCACAAGTTACGCGATTGGATACAATTACGGCAGCAATATCCGGCGTCTTGCCGGCGAACTGGATCTTGAAGCCCTGATAGCCGGGGTAAAAGATGCCTATCAGGAAAGCGAATCGAGAATGAAACCAGAGGAAGTGGCGCAACGCATGCAGCAATTTCAACAGGATGTGATGCGCCGTGACCAAGCGCGCCGCCAGGAAGAATCATCACGAAATATCGCCGAGGGTGATGCATTCCGCAAGGCCAACAAAGAAAAGCCGGGTGTTATGCAAACCCCTTCTGGTTTGCAATATGCGGTAATCAATCCCGGTGACGGCCCCAGTCCCAAGCCCAGTGACCGGGTGAAGGTCCATTATCACGGCACATTGATCGACGGCACGGTGTTTGACAGTTCCGTTGAGCGCAAAGAACCCGTGACTTTCCGCTTGGACGAGTTGATTCCGGGATGGGTGGAAGGCATTCAGCTGATGCGGGTTGGCGCCAAGTATCGTTTTGTCATTCCCCCCGAGTTGGCTTACGGAAAGCGGGGCTCACCGCCAAAGATCGGGCCGGACGCCACGCTGATTTTTAGCGTCGAATTGCTGGATATCGAAAAATAAGGACCCCATATAAGTGTAAATTCTACGCAGCCAGCACGCGGGAATCGGCGCTGATGAAGGCATTTGACAATTTTGAAAACCGGGCTCTATAATGGGGGCGATGAGGAGAGATACCGTTGCATTAACCATAGCCGGAAGCGATTCAGGCGGAGGGGCGGGCATTCAAGCCGACCTGAAAACATTTTCGGCCTGCGGGGTGTTCGGTACCAGTGTGATCACTGCCGTAACCGCGCAAAACCTTGACGGCGTATATGCCATTCAGGCGGTGGATGCCGATATGGTGCGGCGGCAACTTCGGGCTGTCCTTGACGGTTTCCCGGTTACGGTCGCAAAAACCGGGATGCTATTCTCTAAAGAGATCATCGAGGTGGTTGCAAAAGAACTTGAGGCGCAACCCCATATCCCCCTGGTTGTGGATCCGGTTTTCGCCGCTACTTCCGGTGGACGCCTGATTTGCGATGATGCAATTGAGTCACTGCGGACACGCCTCTTTCCCCGGGCCTTTTTAATTACACCGAACATTCCGGAAGCCGAGGCCCTGCTGAATGAGAGTCTGGATGGTGAAGAACACCTGGAAGCCGCGGCACAAACACTTTTTCAACGCATTCAGGTTCCTATTCTGTTAAAGGGAGGGCATTTGCAGGGCCGGGCCGTGGATGTACTGGCCACCCATGCCGGGATTAAATCCTTTTCTATTCCCATGGTCAGGGGCGTCAATAACCATGGCTCAGGGTGCACGTTCGCATCCGCCGCAGCGGCATGGCTGGCTCGGGGTGCCGGGTTGGAAGCCGCTGTAGCGGCGGCCAAGGAGTATACCAGCCGTACGTTGATCTATTCCCTGAGTCTGGGCCCGAATATCCAGGTGATAAACCATTTCTGGCGCGTTCCCGACCCCGAGAGAGACCCTGAGCATGAATCGGAATAAGGATGCGGGCGTGTTGATCGATACCGACGGGGCCTGTTCCGGGAACCAGTTTCAACGCAATGCGGGCGGCTGGGGTGCGGTGATGCGTACAAACAGCCAAGTCAGAGAGATATGTGGTGGTGAGCGCAACACAACCAATCAGCGCATGGAGATTATGGCGTGCATACGGGCATTGGAAGCCTGGGGCCGGCCGGAAGTCAGGCTGGAATTGCGTTCAGACAGCGCCTATCTGGTCAACTGTATGAACCAGAAGTGGTACCAGCGCTGGCGACGCAACGGCTGGCTGAATGCCAAGCGCCGGCCCGTTGAAAACCGGGACCTGTGGGAACGATTGCTGGAGCTGGTTGAATCCCTGGACATATCTTTTGTAAAAGTCAAGGGGCACTCAGGAGACAGGTGGAATGAACGGGCGGACGCCCTGGCGCGGCAGGGAATGGCAAAGTTCTGTGAGTAAGAAGCGGTGTCCGCAGACGGATTCGCGGCCATGAGGGAAACGGCATGATCATACCGGTATCGTCGGGAAAAGGCGGAGTGGGGAAGACCACTTTTGCGCTGAACGCGGCCCTGACTCTGGCGCGGCGGCGCACAACCGTGTTGGTGGACCTGGATCCGGGAACTTCAAGTCTGCGTTCTTTCCTTGACATGCCGATCCAGCGCGATCTTTACCACTTTATCAAACGCGATGTTCCCATAAAGGAGTGCACCCTGGGGTTGAACCGCAGCCTGGATCCCGAAGGCCTGTTTCGTCGTTTTCGGGTGATTGCATCCCCGGCGAGTTTCATTGACGAAATTGTCAACATGGAACCGGTGCACATGGAAAAGCTTCAACGGGGCCTGATGGAATTGAACGCCGACTACGTTATTCTGGACAACCGGGCCGGACTGGATCGCCATGTGCTCGATTTCATGCCCCTGGCCAATTCCGGAATTCTCATATTTACCCCGAGATTACGCGCCGCCACGCTGACGGCCGCGGAAATGGTGCGCGCGGCCCTGATCCGCGCCTGCCGGCACGTGTTTTCGGCTCCGGATGATGACCTGGCTGTCCTGGCGGGAAGAGAACTGCCCGATTCCGCGGAGTACCTGGAACAACTGGATGCGTTTTCCCACAAACCCGAAGGGCCGGTGTTTGACTTGTGGCTGGAATGGGTACGTGAACGGATCGGTGACTGCCTGCTCACACGGGTGCTGGAGCGGGTGGTATCCGGTTACCGTGTTTTCTTTGTCCTCAATCAGTTCGACAGTGTAGAGGATTCCGCGGAACAGGTGGTTCGGCCGTTTATGGAGCGGCTCTACAAATCGGTTTCCCAAAGGGTGACGGCCATCAACATGGGCTGGATGGTGGCCAGCGACGAGATCCGCCTTTCGGGAGAATCGGGCCTGCCTTACCTTTTGATGCAGCATTATCGGCGCCGGCGCAAGGATCCGGACGCGGAACGCTGGGAGGGGTTTCTTCGTGATCTGGCCGGGCTGCAGCAACGGCCGCCGAATCGCAAGCAGACGGTTCCGCTTGACGATGAATTGAACCGCCAGGTGGACCTGCTGAACCGCATGTACGTACACAACGCGGGACGAAACCCGGAAACCAACCTGGATTTCATTGCGGAAAGGTTGATCGGGTTTACGTTAAACACCACCCATCGGTGCGGAATGCGGCGTTTTCTAACCCCGCTGGAATGGCTGAGGGAACTGCAGACCTGGGTCTGAACTGTAACGGGTTCAGCGACGGACACCCAACAGCCGTTCCAGTTTTGACTGGTCGAATCCCACTACCGGCTGGTTGTTTACCAACGTGACGGGAACACCCTGCTGACCGGTGCGTCGCACCATGTCCCGGGCGGCGGCGGGATCACGGCTGATATCCACCTCACGAAAACGGATATTGAGTTTGCGCAGATGGCTTTTGACCGCCCGGCACCATGAACAGGTGGGGGTTGTAAACACAACTACTTTCGGGGTCTGGTTCATTGCCGCTTTCCTCCGCACAGATTTTATTAGTTAAATATTAACACAGAGCCGATCCGGTGTCAATGCGGCCATATCCGCCATTAGCGCAGATCGTTGTGAGAAATGCAGGATGGTTGTTTTTATTCCATGTCGCGGTATAATGAGGCTGAGAGATCACCTTTAGGAGGAACGGCGTCATGTCCAGAAAGTACAATTTTTATGCGGGACCAGCGGTATTGCCGCGGGAAGTCATGGAGAAAGCCCAGTCGGAGCTGCTGAACTTGAACGGGATCAATCTTTCGATTCTTGAAATCAGCCACAGGTCCAAGGACTTTGATGACATCATTCAGGGTGCGGAAGCCAAAATCCGCTCTTTAATGGGCGTATCCGATGACTATGCCGTGCTGTTTCTGCAGGGCGGTGCCAGCATGCAGTTCGGCATGGTGCCCATGAATTTCCTGAAGGCAGGTACGGCTGATTATGTGAATACGGGTGCATGGGCCAAAAAGGCCATCAAGGAAGCCAACCTTTTCGGCAAGGTTCATGTGGCGGGATCTTCAGAGGATAAGGGATTTTCGTATATCCCCACCAACCTGGAGTTTTCCCAAGGTGCCGCATATGTTCACATCACCTCAAATGAAACCATCGGCGGTATCCAGTGGAAAGAGTACCCGAATACCGGCCAGACACCCCTGATGGCCGACATGTCTTCCGATATCATGTGCCGGGAAATCGACGTCGATCGCTTCGGCCTGATCTATGCCGGAGCCCAGAAAAATATCGGACCTGCGGGTGTCACCCTGGTGATTCTGCGGCGCGACCTTCTGGGTCGGATCGCTGACGGCTTAACCACCATGCTCGATTACCGCACCCATGTGGACAAGGGCTCCATGTACAATACCCCGCCTTGCTTTGCCGTCTACGTGGTCAAATTGATGATGGAATGGGTCGAAGCCCAGGGAGGCGTGGCCGCCGTTGAACGGGTCAATCGCCGCAAGGCCGCGCTGGTGTACGATACCATTGACGCCGATGATTTCTACCGCGGTACCGCCCGTAAAGAGGATCGCTCCATCATGAATGTCACCTTCCGCCTGCCCTCCGAAGAACTGGAAGCCCTGTTTGTCAAGGAAGCGACCGCTTCGGGTTTGATGGGCCTAAAGGGCCATCGCAGTGTGGGCGGGTGCCGGGCATCCATCTACAACTCCATGACCCTGGAGGGGGTGGAAGTTCTGGTCGATTTCATGCGCAGCTTCCGCAAAAAGCACGGTTGAACCGTCCCCGCCCGGTCTCTAATACCATTCCGTTACCAGGTGGGGTAAGTGGCTGGTGTGGTTGAGCGCGGTCAGGGTGAACCCGCGGCCGGGTTCCCACACCAGTTGTGTAATGGAACCGTTATCCAGGTGAAATTTCCAGAAATAATCGCTATCCA contains:
- a CDS encoding dUTP diphosphatase, with product MVVIRCSKLKTNAQLPRAAHEGDAGLDLFAAEDCMIPVGQWRRVGTGIAMELPVGMEGQVRPRSGLAWRHGVTVLNAPGTVDCGYRGEVMVILINHGNRDFKVSSGMRIAQLVIAEVAQARVEWAESLNDSHRGDNGFGSTGVEDFSGAPKKLSE
- a CDS encoding transcriptional regulator, encoding MKNRTASLDEVADLLALMKDPLLVRGFLESLLTPREISDLAGRWELVKLLDAGWTQRDIARELGMSLCKITRGARELRRPHAPFRRVLRLRNHMLENQNGPKPG
- a CDS encoding FKBP-type peptidyl-prolyl cis-trans isomerase gives rise to the protein MIMQATKVVWVVILAAMLLGCGGSAEDADSQPLELESDSARTSYAIGYNYGSNIRRLAGELDLEALIAGVKDAYQESESRMKPEEVAQRMQQFQQDVMRRDQARRQEESSRNIAEGDAFRKANKEKPGVMQTPSGLQYAVINPGDGPSPKPSDRVKVHYHGTLIDGTVFDSSVERKEPVTFRLDELIPGWVEGIQLMRVGAKYRFVIPPELAYGKRGSPPKIGPDATLIFSVELLDIEK
- the thiD gene encoding bifunctional hydroxymethylpyrimidine kinase/phosphomethylpyrimidine kinase, which encodes MRRDTVALTIAGSDSGGGAGIQADLKTFSACGVFGTSVITAVTAQNLDGVYAIQAVDADMVRRQLRAVLDGFPVTVAKTGMLFSKEIIEVVAKELEAQPHIPLVVDPVFAATSGGRLICDDAIESLRTRLFPRAFLITPNIPEAEALLNESLDGEEHLEAAAQTLFQRIQVPILLKGGHLQGRAVDVLATHAGIKSFSIPMVRGVNNHGSGCTFASAAAAWLARGAGLEAAVAAAKEYTSRTLIYSLSLGPNIQVINHFWRVPDPERDPEHESE
- a CDS encoding ribonuclease HI, with translation MNRNKDAGVLIDTDGACSGNQFQRNAGGWGAVMRTNSQVREICGGERNTTNQRMEIMACIRALEAWGRPEVRLELRSDSAYLVNCMNQKWYQRWRRNGWLNAKRRPVENRDLWERLLELVESLDISFVKVKGHSGDRWNERADALARQGMAKFCE
- a CDS encoding NrdH-redoxin encodes the protein MNQTPKVVVFTTPTCSWCRAVKSHLRKLNIRFREVDISRDPAAARDMVRRTGQQGVPVTLVNNQPVVGFDQSKLERLLGVRR
- the serC gene encoding 3-phosphoserine/phosphohydroxythreonine transaminase; this encodes MSRKYNFYAGPAVLPREVMEKAQSELLNLNGINLSILEISHRSKDFDDIIQGAEAKIRSLMGVSDDYAVLFLQGGASMQFGMVPMNFLKAGTADYVNTGAWAKKAIKEANLFGKVHVAGSSEDKGFSYIPTNLEFSQGAAYVHITSNETIGGIQWKEYPNTGQTPLMADMSSDIMCREIDVDRFGLIYAGAQKNIGPAGVTLVILRRDLLGRIADGLTTMLDYRTHVDKGSMYNTPPCFAVYVVKLMMEWVEAQGGVAAVERVNRRKAALVYDTIDADDFYRGTARKEDRSIMNVTFRLPSEELEALFVKEATASGLMGLKGHRSVGGCRASIYNSMTLEGVEVLVDFMRSFRKKHG